CGACTCTTGAGCGTCTGGGCGACGAGGAAGACGATCGCGAAGTACTCCAAGCGTTTGAGCCAGCTCAGGGCCGAGATGACGAGCGGCGTTTCCTGCCCCCGGAAGGGATCGATGTTGCCGGCGGCGAAGGCGACTGCCATCGCGGCCAGTCCTGCCACCGCGAGCAGCGCCATCGGCAGTAGCAGCGGGTTCTCGCGCAGCGGCTCGCGCCGCACGGCCTGGCGTGCGAGCCAGCCGAACACGGCCGCGGCGAGGATGACGTCGTCGGCGCGGACAGAGACCGCGCCGCCCAGCTCCGGCGAGAGGATCGTCGCGAAGGCCAACGCGCCGAGACCCAGACGGGGATCGAGCGCCGTGCCCGCAACGACGACGAGCACGAGCGCGGCCGCCAAGAGCATCGGCCGCTGCTCGATCTGTCCGCCGGCGAGCGCGGCGGCGGCGGCGATCCCCAGGCCCGCGCCGAGCGTCGCGAGCGGGTGGGAAAGCGGGGGCAGCAACGCGGCGCGCGTGCTCATCAGGCTCGTCCGAGCAGCCGCCGGCGCGGCAGCCGGCGGGTGTAGCGGCGCGCCTCGCGCTCGTCGGCGACGCCGCTCAGAACCGAGCCGAGGAAGAGCGCCCCGTTTCGCGCCTTCTCCAGTGCGGCCTTGGCCGCCCGCGCCTGCTCGCGGGTCGTCTGGCCGCCTGCGAGCACGAGCAGAACAGCGTCGCAGTGGGGGACGAGCAGGCTCGCCTCGGTACCCGCCAGCGCGGGCGGCGCCTCGACGATCACGATCTCGGCGGCCGCCTTGGCCTCCGCGAGCGCGCGGGCGAGCGCGCCGGAGGCGAGCACGTCCGCAGGGTGGGAGCGCGGCCGGCCGGCTGGAACGATCGCGAGGTTCGCGACCCAGGTGGGACACAGCAGCCGGGCCGGATCGATCTCGGCGTCCGCTTCCGCCTCGGCGAGCCCCAGGCTGCGCCCGACCCTGAAGAGCATCTCCAGCACCGGCCGATGCAGGTCGGCGGAGACGAGCACGACCCGCTGCCCGGCACGGGCGAAGACCGTGCCCAGGTAGGCGGCAACCCAGGCCTTCTCCTGCCCCGCCCACGGCGAGGTGACCAGGATCGTCTGCAGCGGACGTTCACGGGAGGCGAGATCGATCTGAATCCGCAGGCTCTGGAACGCCTCTGCCAGCCGGGCGTCCGGCACGGCCGGCGTGCTCTGCCCGCCGGGCAGCTTGCCCTTGCTGTGGCGGCGGCCGGTGGCTCGGAAGCGGCGGGCGGCGCGTCGTAGTCTGCGCCGGGACGGCAGTGTGGCAAGAACGTCCATGCCCGTCGCCTCGCGGACGTCGGCCTCGCTGCGGACGCGGACGTCGAGGTACTCGAGCGCGAAGACCAAGGCGAGGGCGCCGATCAGCGCGACGAGGCCGATCCCTCCGAGCGTGCGCGCCTGCACCCGGAGCGGCGTCTCGAGCGGCTGCTCCGGGGGAGCGGCGGCCTGGAGCAGGCGGGCCTCGCCGCTGTTGCCGCCGGTGATTCCCTGCAGCGAGGCAGCGGCATAGGCTTGCGCGAGCAGGTCGTCGCGTGTCTGCAGCCAGCGCAGGGCCCATTGCTTGCGCGTCGGGTCGAGGTTGGAGCGCGCGAGCGCCAGCGCCTGTGCCGCCAGACGCTCGTGCGCGCTCGTGAGCGCGGCGAGCGTCGCTGCGGTCGGCTGGAGGGCGTTGGCGAACCCCTCCAGATAGGCGCGGGCAAACGCGTTGGCGAGCCGCGCCGCGGCGTCCGGGTCTTCGTTCTCGACCTGGACGTCGACCAGCGAGGTACCCGGCTTGGGTGCGAGCGTGAGCTTGGTGAGGGCGGCGGCTGGGCTTTCGTTCACCTGTGCGGCACGAATCGCCTCCCGAGCCACCGCCAGCGTGCGGACAGCCTCGGGTGGATAGACGGTCGGCTGGCCGGGCGGCGTCGTGACAAGCAGCGTGGCCGTCGCACGGTAGCTGGGCGGGGGCGCCCTCAGCCCATCGTTGGCCCAGACCACCGTCGCCGTCGCGGCCAAGATCGCGAGGATCAGCCACTTCCACCGCCAGACGGTCGCGAGGTAGCGTCTCAGCTCCACCGCCGCCTCCCCGGTGAGACCTTCGCGAACGCAGCCGTGACGCGTGACGGCACGGCTGCAGCCCGCGGCCGAGCACGGCGGCTCAAAACCGCCCGCTCGGCGCCGACAAACACGCTGCTAACGACACAGACGCCGAGCGCTGCGCTGGGCAGCCCCTCCCCGCGGGCAAGAAGCGCAACCGCTCCGGAGGCTGCGACCGCGCCGCCGCAGACCGCGGCGCACTGCCGGGGTTGAGGCCGGCTCGCCGTAGCCGGTGCGGGAGGTGATCGGTGGCCGCGGAGGCCATCAGGTCCGCCAGGCGGCGGCAGCCGCCGCGGAACCGGCGCAGGTGGACGAGCAGGAAGTCGAGCACGGGCACGGCCAGAACGGCTCCTGCCGCGAACATGGCCGCCAGGCCGCCCCCGGGCGGCTCGGCTCTCGCCACAGCCAAGCCGAGGATCGCAAGCAGAAAGCCGAGCAGTGTGCTGCCCGCCTCGCCGAGGAAGCAGCGAGCGGGCGGAGCGTTGAAGAGCAGAAACGCCGCCGCCGCCGCCGCGAGCACGGCGGCGGTCTGGCCGGCCGGCCCACTCCAGCCGGCGAGCGAGCCGAGCGCGAGCGCGCCGGCGACGGTGACGCTGCCGGCGACGCCGTCCGAGCAATCCAGACAGTTGATCGCGCTGATCACGCCGATCGTCCAGAGCAAGCCGACTACGACCTCGAGCGGCCGCGGCGCCCCGAGCGAGGGGGTGTAGACGAGCACGGCCGGAAGCGTCGCGACCGCCTGCGCGCCGAGGCGCGTGCGCGCGCGGAGGCCGCGGGCATCGTCGACCAGCCCGACGCAGACGAGGGCCCACGTCACTGCCAGAAGCCGAGGCTCTGCTCCCGCCGTCAGCAGGCCGGCCGTGATTGCCGCCGCGACGCCGATACCCCCCGCCAGCGGCACCGGCCTGTGATGGATCTTGCGCGGCCCCGGATGGTCGAGCAGGCCGACCCGGTATGCCAACCTGGCCGCCAGCCAGGTGGAGGGGACACTGACCGCGAACGCCGTCAGGGCAGGAACGGTCACGCTCACCGCCGCCACCCGGCCTCGGCGACGACGTCCGCGACCGCGTCGACAACCCGGGCGATCTCGCCCTCGTCGAGCGAGGGGTAGAGCGGCAGCGAGACGCACTCCGCGAACGCCTGCGCAGACCGCGGGAAGGCGTCGGCGTCGCCCTCCAGGAGCAGCGGGTCGCCGACAGGCCGCTTCGCCTCGACGCCGCGTCTGCGCAACCCGTCGATCAGGGCGGCCGCGTTCGGTGCCCGCACGACGTAGCGCCAGAAGCACGGCTCGGCCGCGGGGTCGCCGACGCGGCGGCGCAGGACCGTTCCGGAGAAGGCGTCGTCGTAGCGGTGGGCGATCTGGCGGCGGCGCGCGACGAACGAGTCGAGCCGGCCGAGCTGTGCGAGGCCGAGGCCGGCAGCCAGATCGCTCAGCTTCTGGTTGAAGCCACCGGGGGAACCGCGAACACCCGGGCGCATCGCTCTTGCCGCAGCCAGCACGGACGCGCGGTCGGCGAGCAGCATCCCCCCCTCGCCTGCTGCGACCATCTTCGTGGCGTAGAACGAGCAGACGGCGACGGCCCCGAGCGCCCCCGCGGGACGGCCGCTCCGCGAGGCGCCAAGGGCATGGGCGCAGTCCTCGATCACCGGCACGCCCCACTCGAGAAACGGCGTCAGGTCGAGCGGGTAGCCGAACGGGTGCACCACGACCACAGCGGCGGTGCGACGGCTCAGTCGGCGAGCCGCCGCGTCAGCGGCGAGGCCGAGATCCTCGCCGACGTCGGCCAGAACCGGCGAGGCCCCGACAGCGCGTACCGCCTGACCCACCGCCGCACAGGCGTAAGCCGGCAGAATGACCTCGTCGCCAGCGCCGACCCCGAGCGCGCGCAGGGCGAGTGCGAGGGCTGCGCTGCCCGAGCTCGCGGCGACTCCGCCTCTGCGACCGAGGCGGCCCGCGAGCGCGCGCTCGAAGGCGGCGACCAGCGGCCCCTCGCTGAGCCGACCGCTCTCGACCACGGCGACAAGCGCGTCGGCGTCTTCAGGCCCGAGCGTTGGCCGCGAGTGCGGGATCACTCGCCCCCTCCTCTCCCTGCAGAAGGATCGTCAGCGGCCGGGCCGGCTCGTTGACCAGAAGATCGACGGCGGAGAGATCGGCCGTGAATCCCACCCTCTCGAACCGCTGCCGGTAGCCAGGGCACGCCCAACGCTGAACTGCAAGCCTGATACCGGCTTCGGCAAACGGCCCCGGGTCCAGGTAGGCATCCAGAGCGTAGGCGCCGGTCAGATAGGCGTCGGCGCCCAGCGCCTGCCCGATCGCCGCCAGCCGCTCGCTGGCCCGGCCCGCGACGCCGAGCTCGGAGGAGCGAACGACCGGCGTTGTGATGCCGAAGGCCCGAAGCAGCAGGTCGAGCGTCGCCTCGCCAAGCTCGGCAACGCTCGCCCCGTGGCTCGCTTCGAGCGCATCCGCCAGCGGCTCGCGCCACGGGGCAAGCGCGCGCCCGTAGCAGCTCTCGAGCGCGGCCAGGTGGCGCCGTACCCAACCTGCGTCCGGCGGTCGCACGTCGCAGATGCGAGCGCCAAGAGGCGCCCGCACCGGAACGGTGAGCAGGATCGGCCCGTCGGCCCCCTTGACCCGGGTGCGGTTCTGCCAGCCGTTCTTCTCGTACTGGACGTCGTCGAGCAGCACGAAGACATCGGCGGTCGCGACCTTGTGCAGGTAGCGCAGCCAGGGAAGGTAATGCGGCTGATGGGCGGCAAACAGCAAGATCGTCCGTCAGCAGAGGAAGCGGTGGCAGAAGAACGCCTCGGCCGCCTCGACCGACACCTCGGCGCCGCGCAGGCGGGCGAGCCGCTCCAGGTTCTCGAGGCTGCCGTGGTGCGGCGCCGGCCGCAGCTGCGACGCGTGGCAGGCGTGCGCCTTCAGCTTCAGCTCGAGGAAGGCCGAGATGTCGACGTACACGTTCGGCTTGAACGTCTCCGGGCTCCAGCACAACTGCGGCTGGTCGGCGGCCAGCACGGCGGAGACGAACGGCTTGTCCTCGGGCAGGTGCGGGCGGCAGGCGGTAAACCCAGCGCGGAAGACAGCGTCGTGGTCCTGGTTCGAGCAGCGCGACGGCAGGATCACCACGTCCGGGCAGAGACGGTCGATCGCGTAGCGCCCCTCACGCTCGATCAGAGCGACGAGATCGCGGCGCGGCAGCGCGTCGAGCCGCATGTGCCGCTCGCTGTCACGGAAGAGGATCTCGTGCCCGTCGACTCCCAGTAGCGCCATTGCCGCAGCGAACTCGTCAGCTCGGCGGCGAGCGGTCACGACCGGCTCGTCGGCCCCGTACATCTCGATGTCGCCGACCGAGACACAGACGACGAACACCTCCGCCCCGAGCGCCTTCGCCTTCGCGATCGTTCCGCCGCAGGCGAACGTCTCATCGTCGGCGTGCGGTGCGAGCACGAGAATGCGGCTCGCTGCGAGCAAGTCGGCAGCGATCTTCCAGCCCCCCATCTCCGTGTGCGTCTCTGTCGGCATCACGCGTGCAGGGACGACACGATGTACGGCGTGTGTGGACGTGACCCGTTAGCGGCTACCGCCTCAGCGGGACACCGCCCCCGGAAGTCGACCGCCATCTCGCGGACACCTCCGATTCGCTCCCTTGCCGATCCCGCGCGTCGCTCCGCTCGATCGGCGTCGAGGCGTCCGTCGGGACGGCGGCAGGCGAAGGCGTTGTCGGCAGATGGCCTCCTCGCCCGGTCCGCAGCCTCGCCGGCGATTCTCGATCTCTGGATGGCCGGCAGGCATTTCCGTGGCCACGGCGCGGACAGCCACGGCTGAATCGCCACGTACGAGCTGTCGCGGCATCTTTTCGCTGCCCCTCTGGGTACGCAAACAGACATGCGTTTCTTGTCGGGCAATACGCGGGAGCTCGTAAGGTCCGCGCCGGGGAATCGCGCGCTTCTGGGCGAGTACAGCGCGAATATGGGGATGCCGATCACAGGGAAATGGGGACGTGCCGCCCACCCGATCGGCTACTCCCGCGATCAACGCCGTGACAGCTCGCACGCGGGGTCGGTTCCGGGCGGTCGCGCATCTTCAGGAAATGAGCGACTCGCGAAGCGCGGCCGCGACGGCCTGGGTGCGGGTGGCTGCGCCAAGCTTCGCCATCGCCTTGCTGACGTGGGTGCGCACCGTCTCGGCCGAGATGAAGAGAGCCTCCCCGATCTGTGCGTTTGTGCGCCCGTCGGCGAGGAGCCGCAGCACCTCGCGTTCACGCTGGGTGAGGCTGCACACCTTCGCGCCGGCCTGGTCGACGAGGGCGCCGGCGAGACCGGGATCGATGTAGGTGCCACCCTCGCCGACCAGCCGCACTGCGCGCACGAGATCGTCGAGCGGAGAGTCCTTCAGGATCACGCCGCGCGCGCCAGCATCGAGCGCCTCGGTCAGAAGCGCCCGGCCGTTGAAGCCGGTGTAGAGGATCACCGCCGTCTCGGCTGCGGAACCCACCGCGCAACGCGCGACCTCGATCCCGCCCAAGCGCGGCATGCGCACATCGACGAGCGCGACCGCCGGGCGCAGGCGCTCGATCAGCGCGAGCGCCTGCTCGCCATCCTGGACGGCGCCGACAACCTCTACATCGTGTGCTGCAAGAAAGCGCGAGACGGCATCGAGGACGGGCGGGTGATCGTCCGCGACAAGGCAGGTGACACGTGACCCTCCCGTCCCATCCGCACGCTCGCGCCGGCAACCCCTATCGGGGAGGGGCTTGCCTACTCCGTTCATGCCGCCTCTATCGGTTGTCCCGCGTGACGCTTTAGGTTGCGCACCCCGTGACCGCGGTGGCGGCGACGGCGGTGTACGAGCTTGACGGCCAGCCGGCGAGTCAGTCGGCGCTTCAGGTGGGCGGCCGGGTGGAGGTGAAGTATCACGTGGAGCCGGACGGGTCGCTGAAGGCGAAGATGGTGAAGGCCAGGACGACTGGACACAGGCACGGGTTCCTGTTCGCCCGCGCCTACTACTACGGGCTCAGCGCGACCACGAAAAGCCACGAACAGTACGTCCGCATCCCCTGACGCGGCCCGGGAAGCGCGGCGATCACGTCGACCTCCGCGCGTCGATTCTCCGGCTCAGTCGTCGACGAGTTCGAGTTCGGTGGTGCAGGCGATCTGCGGGTGGATGGAGCGGTAGACGGGGCAGCGGGCGGGGTGGTGCTCGTAGGCGCGCTGGATCTTCTCGTGGTCGGTGTCGGCGTCGACGCGGAGCCGGTAGCGGACGTGGATCCGTTTGATCACGAGAACGCCGTCTTCGACTTCGATCTCGCCGGTTGCGTCGCTCTCGAGTCGGCCTTCGCTAGCGGGGACGTGGCGCGCTTCCAGCGCGCCTCCGAAGGTGCCGGTCAGTCAGCCGGCGGCGGCGGCGACGATGTAGTCGAGCGTGGTTGCGCGTTCGGCCTCGCTTCCCGCCGGCACACCGTAGTGCTCGGCGACGGCGGAGTGGACGCCGAAGACGACCGGCTGCTCCTCTGCCGGCAGGTAGGCGCGCCGCAGCGGCCCCCGCACCCGCTCGACCCGGACTCTCGACACATACGCGACCGATCCCACCGCGCGATCATACCTGGGCTGCTGCCCTGAGCCCTGAAAGCCTTCGACCTGTCCCCAGAATCCGACCCCAAAAGGGCTGGCTTCGCTGACGGCCATCTCTGGAGAAGGAGCGTACCGTTTGACACTAATGTACGTTATGTCTACTATGTAGATCCCCACTGAACCAGGAGCGCTCATGCCGAAGCAGGTCTCGATCACTCAGGCCCGGAAGGAGATGGGGCCACTCTTCAGCGAGGTTGTGGTCGAGCATCGTCCGGCCCTAATCGAGCGGCACCATCGCGCGGGAGTCTTCATCGGTGAGGACGACGCGAGCGAACTCTTGAGCCCGTACGCGTTTCATACGGAGGTCTTCTTCGAGCCTGCCGCTGTCAGCTTCTGGGTTCCCGAGCTGGCGCTGTACGGGCGCGGCTCTACCTACGAGGAGGCTGGCGAGGATCTGGTCGAAGAAGTCCGGGACTACATCGAGGAGTACTGGTCGGAGATCGACCGTTATCGCAAGGCCCCGAACCGGGCGTCGCATTTCCCGTATCTGATGCGTGCCCATCTCGCTGATCGACGCGGCGAACTGCTCGACGTACTCCTCACGGAGCCGTCGGACGCAGCCGCCGCGACGCGCGAGGACGCCCTTGCCTCAGCCTAAGTTCTCAGACATCCGTCGCATTTGCCAGACCGACGGCTGGGAGGAGAGGAAAGGCGCCAGCGGGAAGCGCGGTGACCACTTCCGCTACGGGAAGGTGCTCGAGGACTGTCGCATTCTCCGGACCAGGGCTTCGCACGGCGACGACGAGATCGGCGACCCAAGTCTTTGGCGCCGCATTTGGCGTGATCAGCTCGCTCTGGAGAGTGAAGACCAATTCTGGGAGGCGCTCGAGAACGGCAAGCCGGTGGATCGCACCCGATCTGCGCCGGCCCCTGCCGGGCCATCGCTCCCGGGCTGGCTCGTGGACAGTCTGATTCGTAAGGTAGGGATGTCGCCCGAGGAGATCGCTCGGATGACCGAGCAGGAGGGGCGCGAGCGATTGAACGAGTTCTACTCTCAGCCGCCCGAGTAGCGAGGGGCCAGGCGCGGCGCGCAAGTCACGTCTTCCAGAGCCCGCAGTAGTAGCAGCCCTCGCCAGGCGGATCAGCCCTGGCGAAGACAACAGCGACGCCCCCGTGTTGAGCGTCACTCCCGTCCAGGACGTTCGC
This window of the Gaiella occulta genome carries:
- a CDS encoding polysaccharide biosynthesis tyrosine autokinase produces the protein MELRRYLATVWRWKWLILAILAATATVVWANDGLRAPPPSYRATATLLVTTPPGQPTVYPPEAVRTLAVAREAIRAAQVNESPAAALTKLTLAPKPGTSLVDVQVENEDPDAAARLANAFARAYLEGFANALQPTAATLAALTSAHERLAAQALALARSNLDPTRKQWALRWLQTRDDLLAQAYAAASLQGITGGNSGEARLLQAAAPPEQPLETPLRVQARTLGGIGLVALIGALALVFALEYLDVRVRSEADVREATGMDVLATLPSRRRLRRAARRFRATGRRHSKGKLPGGQSTPAVPDARLAEAFQSLRIQIDLASRERPLQTILVTSPWAGQEKAWVAAYLGTVFARAGQRVVLVSADLHRPVLEMLFRVGRSLGLAEAEADAEIDPARLLCPTWVANLAIVPAGRPRSHPADVLASGALARALAEAKAAAEIVIVEAPPALAGTEASLLVPHCDAVLLVLAGGQTTREQARAAKAALEKARNGALFLGSVLSGVADEREARRYTRRLPRRRLLGRA
- a CDS encoding glycosyltransferase family 4 protein, giving the protein MTVPALTAFAVSVPSTWLAARLAYRVGLLDHPGPRKIHHRPVPLAGGIGVAAAITAGLLTAGAEPRLLAVTWALVCVGLVDDARGLRARTRLGAQAVATLPAVLVYTPSLGAPRPLEVVVGLLWTIGVISAINCLDCSDGVAGSVTVAGALALGSLAGWSGPAGQTAAVLAAAAAAFLLFNAPPARCFLGEAGSTLLGFLLAILGLAVARAEPPGGGLAAMFAAGAVLAVPVLDFLLVHLRRFRGGCRRLADLMASAATDHLPHRLRRAGLNPGSAPRSAAARSQPPERLRFLPAGRGCPAQRSASVSLAACLSAPSGRF
- a CDS encoding DegT/DnrJ/EryC1/StrS family aminotransferase, with the protein product MIPHSRPTLGPEDADALVAVVESGRLSEGPLVAAFERALAGRLGRRGGVAASSGSAALALALRALGVGAGDEVILPAYACAAVGQAVRAVGASPVLADVGEDLGLAADAAARRLSRRTAAVVVVHPFGYPLDLTPFLEWGVPVIEDCAHALGASRSGRPAGALGAVAVCSFYATKMVAAGEGGMLLADRASVLAAARAMRPGVRGSPGGFNQKLSDLAAGLGLAQLGRLDSFVARRRQIAHRYDDAFSGTVLRRRVGDPAAEPCFWRYVVRAPNAAALIDGLRRRGVEAKRPVGDPLLLEGDADAFPRSAQAFAECVSLPLYPSLDEGEIARVVDAVADVVAEAGWRR
- a CDS encoding WbqC family protein, which translates into the protein MLFAAHQPHYLPWLRYLHKVATADVFVLLDDVQYEKNGWQNRTRVKGADGPILLTVPVRAPLGARICDVRPPDAGWVRRHLAALESCYGRALAPWREPLADALEASHGASVAELGEATLDLLLRAFGITTPVVRSSELGVAGRASERLAAIGQALGADAYLTGAYALDAYLDPGPFAEAGIRLAVQRWACPGYRQRFERVGFTADLSAVDLLVNEPARPLTILLQGEEGASDPALAANARA
- a CDS encoding PIG-L deacetylase family protein, whose product is MPTETHTEMGGWKIAADLLAASRILVLAPHADDETFACGGTIAKAKALGAEVFVVCVSVGDIEMYGADEPVVTARRRADEFAAAMALLGVDGHEILFRDSERHMRLDALPRRDLVALIEREGRYAIDRLCPDVVILPSRCSNQDHDAVFRAGFTACRPHLPEDKPFVSAVLAADQPQLCWSPETFKPNVYVDISAFLELKLKAHACHASQLRPAPHHGSLENLERLARLRGAEVSVEAAEAFFCHRFLC
- a CDS encoding response regulator transcription factor; translation: MNGVGKPLPDRGCRRERADGTGGSRVTCLVADDHPPVLDAVSRFLAAHDVEVVGAVQDGEQALALIERLRPAVALVDVRMPRLGGIEVARCAVGSAAETAVILYTGFNGRALLTEALDAGARGVILKDSPLDDLVRAVRLVGEGGTYIDPGLAGALVDQAGAKVCSLTQREREVLRLLADGRTNAQIGEALFISAETVRTHVSKAMAKLGAATRTQAVAAALRESLIS
- a CDS encoding DUF5666 domain-containing protein, whose amino-acid sequence is MTAVAATAVYELDGQPASQSALQVGGRVEVKYHVEPDGSLKAKMVKARTTGHRHGFLFARAYYYGLSATTKSHEQYVRIP
- a CDS encoding OsmC family protein, which translates into the protein MTGTFGGALEARHVPASEGRLESDATGEIEVEDGVLVIKRIHVRYRLRVDADTDHEKIQRAYEHHPARCPVYRSIHPQIACTTELELVDD